DNA from Thermococcus argininiproducens:
TTCCCTCTTTATTTGTCCTTTGGGACTCTCCAATGAAGACTACCCCCTGGTCTGTTACTAGAATATCACCTCCTTCAAGAGTTCCTGGCGGTTGGATCTCCTTAATCTTAAACCCCTCCTTCAATAAAAGTTCTTTAACCGTTCTCTCTTCTCCTCTTCTGCTGGGCTCTCCAAATCTAACTATAATGGCCCTCTTTGAAGAAGCCCCTATTATTGAGGTATCCTGGACAAAGACACTATCGGGGTGGGGGTTTAATGGCTCAAGCTCAACTACATCAACCCCGTTTTCTCTGAGAACTTTTACATATTCCCTGTGTTGCTTCTGGGCTAGTTTGACATCTATTGTATCATGCTGGGGATTTGTTGAGACACAATTCTTATAACTCTCTCCTGGAGGCCTAACTATAACCTTATCAAATAATCTGTCCATTTAAAGCACCATATTTCAATACAAGCCTTATACTAAAATAGTTTGCTTATGGGTTATGAAAAGAACACAACTACACCACTTGGGCTCACATTTAAAAGTCTTTTATGTAATTTTTCAGTGGAGGGTCTAAAATGCTGATAAAAGTCTTTGTTCCAGCACATATCACGGCATTCTTCATTCCAAAGTTTCATGAGGATCCATTGTTAGCGGGCTCTTTAGGTGCGGGGATTAATTTGAATAAAGGCACAAATGTCTTTGTAAATATAGATGAAAAAGGCCTTGAGAGACGAGTGCAAATAGCTTTTGATGGAGAGCCTGTTAAAAAAGATGACGCAATAATAAGTTATTCCGTCGCAAATGAAATGATCCCCAGTGAATTCGTTGGAGAAGTTGAGATCTGGCAATATTTTGACTTTCCAAATGGTCATGGCTTTG
Protein-coding regions in this window:
- a CDS encoding dimethylarginine dimethylaminohydrolase family protein, which translates into the protein MDRLFDKVIVRPPGESYKNCVSTNPQHDTIDVKLAQKQHREYVKVLRENGVDVVELEPLNPHPDSVFVQDTSIIGASSKRAIIVRFGEPSRRGEERTVKELLLKEGFKIKEIQPPGTLEGGDILVTDQGVVFIGESQRTNKEGIEQFARYFSHVKVIKVPINKIFHLLSGVAYLGNKIVAISPQVVDVSYFKGFKLIQIPEDELYANNMLYLGEKKVLMPAGYPKTEEKLKREGFKPILIGVSEFWKGDGGVTCLNSPFYKPL